The following are encoded together in the Streptomyces sp. NBC_00358 genome:
- a CDS encoding malate dehydrogenase, producing MTRTPVNVTVTGAAGQIGYALLFRIASGQLLGADVPVKLRLLEITPALKAAEGTAMELDDCAFPLLQGIDITDDPNVAFDGTNVGLLVGARPRTKGMERGDLLSANGGIFKPQGKAINDNAADDVKILVVGNPANTNALIAQAAAPDVPAERFTAMTRLDHNRALTQLAKKTGTTVADIQRLTIWGNHSATQYPDIFHASVAGKNAAEVVNDEKWLAEEFIPTVAKRGAAIIEARGASSAASAANAAIDHVYTWVNGTADGDWTSMGIPSDGSYGVPEGLISSFPVTTKDGRYEIVQGLDINDFSRARIDASVKELEEEREAVRGLGLI from the coding sequence ATGACCCGCACTCCCGTGAACGTCACCGTCACCGGCGCGGCCGGCCAGATCGGTTACGCCCTGCTCTTCCGCATCGCCTCCGGCCAGTTGCTCGGCGCGGACGTGCCGGTCAAGCTGCGCCTCCTGGAGATCACGCCGGCGCTCAAGGCCGCCGAGGGCACCGCCATGGAGCTCGACGACTGCGCCTTCCCGCTCCTTCAGGGCATCGACATCACGGACGACCCGAACGTCGCCTTCGACGGCACCAACGTCGGTCTCCTCGTCGGCGCCCGCCCCCGCACCAAGGGCATGGAGCGCGGTGACCTGCTCTCCGCCAACGGAGGCATCTTCAAGCCGCAGGGCAAGGCCATCAACGACAACGCCGCGGACGACGTCAAGATCCTGGTCGTCGGCAACCCGGCGAACACCAACGCGCTGATCGCCCAGGCCGCCGCCCCGGACGTACCGGCCGAGCGCTTCACCGCCATGACCCGTCTGGACCACAACCGCGCGCTGACCCAGCTCGCGAAGAAGACGGGCACCACGGTCGCCGACATCCAGCGTCTGACGATCTGGGGCAACCACTCCGCCACCCAGTACCCGGACATCTTCCACGCCTCGGTCGCCGGCAAGAACGCCGCCGAGGTCGTCAACGACGAGAAGTGGCTGGCCGAGGAGTTCATCCCGACCGTCGCCAAGCGCGGTGCGGCGATCATCGAGGCCCGTGGCGCGTCCTCGGCCGCCTCGGCCGCCAACGCCGCCATCGACCACGTCTACACCTGGGTCAACGGCACGGCCGACGGTGACTGGACCTCCATGGGTATCCCGTCGGACGGTTCGTACGGCGTGCCGGAGGGTCTCATCTCCTCCTTCCCCGTCACCACGAAGGACGGCCGCTACGAGATCGTCCAGGGCCTGGACATCAACGACTTCTCCCGTGCCCGCATCGACGCCTCCGTGAAGGAGCTCGAGGAGGAGCGAGAGGCGGTCCGCGGTCTCGGCCTGATCTAG
- a CDS encoding XRE family transcriptional regulator: MPRWKALPDELDPQVREFASQLRLLVDRSGLSVAAVADRTGYSKTSWERYLNGRLLAPKGAIVALAEVTGTNPVHLATMWELAERAWSRSEMRHDMTMEAIRISQARAALGEFGPSSAKGGGGPQPSARGRGSATASPASPASPGSAVPVDEPPSGAPSVPSQPSGRDGRQGAAGGVSGGRSSSGSGSGSGSGGAGRAGGGWGAVASGADGGGQFGPVTPVGPARAAGPGGPSPEDARPVGAGTREGAARRKRRLTMFLAGVVGALVVVAAAAYLTQGGDKKAAGGTPKKAVTSASAQPDLPPGVKCGGASCTGKDPEKMGCGGELARTTTSVTVGATLVEVRYSRTCGAAWARMTQAVAGDRVEVSSGTAAKRTAVADSDPDAYTPMVAVKDAGSAKACATLKSGLKGCTP, translated from the coding sequence ATGCCTCGTTGGAAGGCCTTGCCGGATGAACTCGATCCGCAGGTCAGGGAGTTCGCCAGTCAGTTGCGACTGCTCGTCGACCGGAGCGGGTTGAGTGTCGCGGCCGTGGCCGACCGTACGGGCTACAGCAAGACATCCTGGGAGCGTTATCTGAACGGCCGGCTGCTCGCGCCCAAGGGGGCGATCGTCGCGCTGGCCGAGGTGACCGGGACGAATCCCGTTCATCTGGCCACCATGTGGGAGCTCGCCGAGCGTGCCTGGAGCCGTTCCGAGATGCGCCACGACATGACGATGGAGGCGATACGAATATCCCAGGCGCGGGCCGCGCTGGGGGAGTTCGGGCCGTCCTCGGCGAAGGGGGGAGGTGGGCCGCAACCGTCGGCCCGTGGGCGCGGCAGCGCGACCGCCTCTCCCGCTTCTCCCGCCTCGCCCGGAAGTGCGGTGCCGGTGGACGAACCGCCGTCCGGGGCGCCGTCGGTGCCGTCGCAGCCGTCCGGGCGGGACGGGCGTCAGGGTGCTGCCGGAGGGGTGTCGGGCGGGCGGTCGTCGTCCGGTTCCGGTTCCGGCTCCGGCTCCGGTGGGGCGGGGCGTGCCGGTGGTGGCTGGGGGGCTGTCGCGTCGGGGGCCGACGGGGGTGGGCAGTTCGGTCCGGTGACGCCGGTGGGGCCCGCTCGTGCGGCTGGCCCCGGGGGGCCGTCGCCGGAGGACGCGCGGCCCGTCGGCGCGGGGACGCGGGAGGGCGCCGCGCGGCGCAAACGGAGGCTGACGATGTTCCTCGCCGGGGTCGTGGGCGCGCTCGTGGTCGTCGCGGCCGCCGCCTATCTCACCCAGGGCGGGGACAAGAAGGCCGCAGGCGGTACGCCGAAGAAGGCGGTGACCTCCGCGAGTGCTCAGCCCGATCTGCCGCCCGGGGTGAAGTGCGGCGGGGCCTCGTGCACCGGGAAGGACCCCGAGAAGATGGGGTGCGGGGGTGAACTGGCCAGGACCACGACCAGCGTGACGGTGGGTGCGACGCTGGTGGAGGTGCGGTACAGCAGGACGTGCGGCGCGGCTTGGGCCCGTATGACGCAGGCGGTGGCGGGGGACCGGGTCGAGGTGTCGTCGGGGACCGCGGCGAAGCGGACGGCCGTGGCGGACTCGGACCCGGACGCGTACACGCCGATGGTCGCGGTGAAGGACGCCGGCTCCGCGAAGGCTTGCGCGACGCTGAAGTCCGGTCTGAAGGGGTGTACTCCGTAG
- a CDS encoding DUF3017 domain-containing protein — protein MADRSGTGAEAAAQGEVESGSGAETATVAEPEVEAESEAPTAAGVRAEAEAEAGGGEPDGLVVRDAISAPDAEGKPRRTTRRFPLFTRDTARPEGGGRAASGDAPAPARQWPILTVLSTVALGLLLTALDVFRLGTILIGAALLAGAVMRWVLPSVGMLAVRSRFTDMLTYGVLGVAIVVLALMAQPQPWLEIPFLDDTLHFTVR, from the coding sequence GTGGCGGACAGGTCCGGGACCGGTGCTGAGGCCGCGGCCCAGGGCGAGGTCGAGTCCGGGTCCGGTGCTGAGACGGCGACCGTGGCCGAGCCCGAGGTTGAGGCGGAGTCCGAGGCCCCGACGGCGGCCGGGGTCAGGGCCGAGGCCGAGGCCGAGGCCGGGGGCGGGGAACCGGACGGGCTCGTCGTGCGGGATGCCATCAGCGCGCCCGATGCCGAGGGGAAGCCCCGGCGCACCACACGACGTTTCCCGCTGTTCACCCGGGACACGGCACGGCCCGAGGGCGGCGGCCGGGCGGCGTCCGGGGATGCCCCGGCGCCCGCGCGCCAGTGGCCCATCCTCACCGTGCTGTCCACCGTCGCGCTCGGCCTGCTGCTCACCGCGCTCGACGTGTTCCGCCTCGGCACGATCCTGATCGGCGCCGCGCTGCTCGCGGGGGCCGTGATGCGCTGGGTGCTGCCCAGCGTGGGCATGCTCGCGGTCCGTTCACGCTTCACGGACATGCTCACGTACGGCGTCCTGGGCGTCGCCATCGTGGTGCTCGCGCTGATGGCCCAGCCGCAGCCGTGGCTGGAGATCCCGTTCCTCGACGACACACTGCACTTCACGGTCCGCTGA
- a CDS encoding bifunctional methylenetetrahydrofolate dehydrogenase/methenyltetrahydrofolate cyclohydrolase — protein sequence MTAQILDGKATAAAIKSDLTVRVAALKEKGVTPGLGTVLVGDDPGSQKYVAGKHRDCAQVGIASIQRELPATATQEEIEAVVRELNEDPACTGYIVQLPLPKGIDENRILELMDPDKDADGLHPMNLGRLVLNEPAPLPCTPNGVLTLLRRYGVEIKGAEVVVVGRGVTIGRPMPLLLTRRSENATVTQCHTGTRDLSAHLKRADIIVAAAGSAHLIRAEDVKPGAAVLDVGVSRSAEGKIVGDVHPDVAEVAAWISPNPGGVGPMTRAQLLVNVVEAAERSVG from the coding sequence ATGACCGCCCAGATTCTCGATGGCAAGGCCACCGCAGCCGCGATCAAGTCCGACCTGACCGTCCGCGTGGCGGCCCTGAAGGAGAAGGGCGTCACGCCCGGCCTCGGGACGGTCCTGGTCGGGGACGACCCCGGAAGCCAGAAGTACGTCGCGGGCAAGCACCGCGACTGCGCTCAGGTCGGCATCGCCTCCATCCAGCGCGAACTGCCCGCGACCGCCACGCAGGAAGAGATCGAGGCGGTGGTCCGCGAGCTGAACGAGGACCCCGCCTGCACCGGCTACATCGTCCAGCTTCCGCTCCCCAAGGGCATCGACGAGAACCGCATCCTGGAACTGATGGACCCGGACAAGGACGCGGACGGCCTGCACCCGATGAACCTCGGGCGTCTCGTCCTCAACGAGCCCGCCCCGCTGCCCTGCACGCCCAACGGTGTCCTCACGCTCCTGCGCCGCTACGGCGTGGAGATCAAGGGCGCCGAGGTCGTGGTCGTCGGCCGCGGGGTGACCATCGGGCGCCCGATGCCGCTGCTGCTGACCCGCCGCAGCGAGAACGCCACGGTCACCCAGTGCCACACCGGCACCCGTGACCTCTCCGCGCACCTCAAGCGCGCCGACATCATCGTCGCCGCCGCCGGTTCCGCGCACCTCATCAGGGCCGAGGACGTCAAGCCGGGCGCCGCCGTCCTCGACGTCGGTGTCTCGCGCAGCGCCGAGGGCAAGATCGTCGGCGACGTCCACCCGGACGTCGCCGAGGTCGCCGCCTGGATCTCCCCGAACCCGGGCGGTGTGGGTCCGATGACCCGCGCCCAGCTCCTCGTCAACGTGGTGGAAGCGGCGGAACGCAGTGTCGGCTGA
- the purH gene encoding bifunctional phosphoribosylaminoimidazolecarboxamide formyltransferase/IMP cyclohydrolase has product MTADSTVTAESTEGTKRVIRRALVSVYDKTGLEELARGLHAAGVELVSTGSTAAKIAATGVPVTKVEELTGFPECLDGRVKTLHPKVHAGILADLRLESHRQQLAELGVEPFDLVVVNLYPFKETVASGATPDECVEQIDIGGPSMVRAAAKNHPSVAVVTSPDRYGDVLAAVQDGGFDLRTRKRLAAEAFQHTAAYDVAVASWFASSYAPVDDSQFPDFLGATWERAHTLRYGENPHQPAALYTSGTGGLAEAEQLHGKEMSYNNYTDTDAARRAAYDHEDPCVAIIKHANPCGIAVASNVAEAHRKAHACDPLSAFGGVIAVNRPVTKEMAEQVAEIFTEVIVAPEYEDGALEALTKKKNIRVLRAHNAPAAPVEIKPVDGGALLQVTDRLQAAGDNPASWTLATGDALSEGELDELAFAWRACRAVKSNAILLAKDGASVGVGMGQVNRVDSAKLAVERAGAERARGSYAASDAFFPFPDGLEILADAGVKAVVQPGGSVRDELVVEAAKKAGVTMYFTGTRHFFH; this is encoded by the coding sequence GTGACCGCCGACAGCACAGTCACGGCCGAGAGCACCGAGGGCACCAAGCGCGTCATCCGGCGCGCGCTCGTCAGCGTGTACGACAAGACCGGTCTTGAGGAGCTGGCCCGCGGGCTGCACGCGGCCGGTGTCGAACTCGTCTCCACCGGGTCCACCGCCGCGAAGATCGCCGCGACCGGTGTACCCGTCACCAAGGTGGAGGAGCTCACCGGGTTCCCCGAGTGCCTCGACGGCCGCGTCAAGACCCTGCACCCGAAGGTCCACGCCGGGATCCTCGCCGATCTGCGCCTGGAGAGCCACCGGCAGCAGCTCGCCGAGCTCGGTGTCGAGCCGTTCGACCTCGTGGTCGTCAACCTCTACCCGTTCAAGGAGACGGTGGCGTCCGGGGCGACCCCCGACGAGTGCGTCGAGCAGATCGACATCGGCGGCCCCTCGATGGTCCGCGCCGCGGCCAAGAACCACCCCTCCGTCGCCGTCGTCACCAGCCCCGACCGCTACGGCGACGTCCTCGCCGCGGTCCAGGACGGCGGTTTCGACCTGCGCACCCGCAAGCGGCTCGCCGCCGAGGCCTTCCAGCACACGGCCGCGTACGACGTCGCCGTCGCCTCCTGGTTCGCCTCCTCGTACGCGCCGGTCGACGACTCGCAGTTCCCCGACTTCCTCGGTGCCACCTGGGAGCGCGCGCACACCCTGCGCTACGGCGAGAACCCGCACCAGCCCGCGGCGCTCTACACCTCCGGCACGGGCGGTCTCGCCGAGGCCGAGCAGCTCCACGGCAAGGAGATGTCGTACAACAACTACACGGACACGGATGCCGCGCGCCGTGCCGCGTACGACCACGAGGACCCCTGCGTCGCGATCATCAAGCACGCCAACCCGTGCGGGATCGCGGTCGCGTCGAACGTCGCCGAGGCGCACCGCAAGGCGCACGCCTGTGACCCGCTGTCCGCGTTCGGCGGTGTGATCGCGGTCAACCGCCCGGTCACCAAGGAGATGGCCGAGCAGGTCGCGGAGATCTTCACCGAGGTCATCGTCGCGCCCGAGTACGAGGACGGCGCCCTCGAAGCCCTCACCAAGAAGAAGAACATCCGCGTGCTGCGGGCCCACAACGCCCCGGCCGCCCCGGTCGAGATCAAGCCCGTCGACGGCGGCGCGCTGCTCCAGGTCACCGACCGGCTCCAGGCCGCCGGCGACAACCCGGCGAGCTGGACGCTCGCGACCGGTGACGCCCTGAGCGAGGGCGAGCTCGACGAGCTGGCCTTCGCGTGGCGCGCCTGCCGCGCGGTGAAGTCCAACGCGATCCTGCTCGCCAAGGACGGCGCCTCGGTCGGCGTCGGCATGGGACAGGTCAACCGCGTCGACTCCGCGAAGCTCGCGGTCGAGCGGGCCGGTGCCGAGCGCGCCCGCGGCTCCTACGCCGCATCGGACGCGTTCTTCCCGTTCCCCGACGGCCTGGAGATCCTCGCCGACGCGGGCGTCAAGGCCGTGGTCCAGCCGGGCGGTTCGGTCCGTGACGAGCTGGTCGTGGAGGCCGCGAAGAAGGCCGGCGTCACGATGTACTTCACCGGGACGCGGCACTTCTTCCACTGA
- the purN gene encoding phosphoribosylglycinamide formyltransferase yields the protein MAKTKRLVVLVSGSGTNLQALLDAVAEAGSAAYGAEIVAVGADRDGIEGLSRAERAGLPTFVCKVKDHAGRDEWDRALAEATAAYEPDLVVSAGFMKIVGKEFLARFGGRFVNTHPALLPSFPGAHGVRDALAYGARVTGCTVHFVDDGVDTGPIIAQGVVEVRNEDDESALHERIKEVERRLLVDVVGRLARNGYRIEGRKVVIQ from the coding sequence GTGGCCAAGACCAAGCGCCTCGTCGTGCTGGTCTCCGGATCAGGTACGAATCTGCAGGCACTGCTCGACGCCGTCGCGGAGGCGGGCTCAGCGGCCTACGGCGCCGAGATCGTGGCCGTCGGAGCCGACCGGGACGGCATCGAGGGGCTCTCGCGGGCCGAGCGGGCAGGGCTCCCGACCTTCGTGTGCAAGGTCAAGGACCACGCCGGCCGGGACGAGTGGGACCGCGCGCTCGCCGAGGCGACCGCCGCGTACGAGCCGGACCTCGTCGTGTCCGCCGGGTTCATGAAGATCGTGGGCAAGGAGTTCCTCGCCCGGTTCGGCGGGCGGTTCGTCAACACCCATCCCGCGCTGCTCCCCAGTTTTCCCGGCGCCCACGGTGTCCGCGACGCGCTCGCGTACGGAGCCCGGGTCACCGGCTGCACCGTCCACTTCGTCGACGACGGCGTCGACACCGGACCGATCATCGCCCAGGGCGTGGTCGAGGTCCGCAACGAGGACGACGAGAGCGCTCTGCACGAGCGCATCAAGGAAGTCGAGCGAAGGCTGCTCGTCGATGTCGTGGGGCGGCTCGCCCGCAACGGCTATCGCATTGAGGGACGAAAGGTAGTTATCCAGTGA
- a CDS encoding cell division protein PerM has product MRDRSPGLTASLLGGALAAGLGLGSFAVLVMVLWISSPYPDSGPGGALHVAAALWLLAHGVELIRTDTLSGLPMPVGVTPLLLLALPAWLLHRAAREAADASSKASPRTALAGVAAGYLLVGWAAALYASGGTLRPSWAWAVACLPLLAVTAAGTGVWTAYGRPWGPVPFWGKRVARALPLTGVRPVLAVRRLAAEDDRVLGGAARAAAAGVAVLVGGGALLVAASLVWHGDAARASFLQLTGGWSGRFAVLLLCLVLVPNAAVWGAAYGLGPGVVLSAGHVAGPLSTVVAGTRAPTDLLPAFPLLAAVPGAGSGAPSWVAGLVPVAAGVTVAWFVVKAGAVRGTVGREEPWAPGRTVAVVGLAAGGCGLALGVLAGLAGGPLGVGALTHFGPVWWQVGPAAAVWTAVVGIPVAVAAGQWRDRGRRAAQGAGAPGDPRGSGRTSLLGMPGWRPGRGGTPSTPVSVRVPVPTSPPTAARVEQAAPESVLEAFEPYDPFDRYDPYGSYGSYDLHPREAAAAPWHEDTARENRWEALRKATGPAGPEQSEHPGHPEHLVDPVDPEGPGGVEGVVNDEDPARGRTGGAGDPR; this is encoded by the coding sequence ATGCGCGACCGATCCCCCGGACTGACCGCGAGCCTCCTGGGCGGCGCCCTCGCGGCGGGGCTCGGACTCGGCTCGTTCGCCGTCCTCGTCATGGTGCTGTGGATCAGTTCGCCGTACCCGGACAGCGGACCGGGCGGAGCGCTGCACGTCGCCGCCGCGCTCTGGCTGCTCGCCCACGGCGTGGAACTGATCCGCACCGACACCCTGTCCGGCCTGCCGATGCCGGTCGGCGTGACCCCGCTCCTCCTGCTCGCGCTCCCCGCGTGGCTGCTCCACCGGGCCGCGCGGGAGGCCGCCGACGCCTCGTCGAAGGCGTCACCGCGTACGGCGTTGGCCGGCGTCGCGGCCGGCTATCTGCTCGTCGGCTGGGCCGCCGCGCTGTACGCCTCGGGCGGGACGCTGCGCCCCTCCTGGGCCTGGGCCGTCGCCTGTCTGCCGCTCCTCGCGGTGACCGCCGCGGGAACGGGGGTCTGGACGGCGTACGGGCGCCCGTGGGGCCCGGTGCCCTTCTGGGGGAAGCGGGTCGCGCGCGCTCTTCCGCTCACCGGAGTCCGTCCGGTCCTGGCCGTACGCCGTCTCGCCGCCGAGGACGACCGGGTGCTCGGCGGCGCGGCACGGGCCGCCGCTGCCGGGGTCGCCGTCCTCGTCGGAGGCGGCGCCCTGCTCGTGGCGGCGTCGCTGGTGTGGCACGGGGACGCGGCTCGCGCCTCGTTCCTCCAGCTCACCGGCGGGTGGTCGGGGCGGTTCGCCGTACTGCTGCTGTGCCTGGTCCTGGTGCCGAACGCGGCGGTGTGGGGGGCGGCCTACGGGCTCGGGCCCGGCGTCGTCCTGAGCGCCGGCCATGTCGCGGGTCCGCTGTCCACGGTCGTCGCGGGAACCCGTGCGCCGACCGATCTGCTCCCGGCGTTCCCGCTGCTCGCGGCGGTACCGGGGGCGGGGTCCGGGGCGCCGTCCTGGGTGGCCGGGCTGGTGCCGGTGGCCGCCGGGGTGACGGTGGCGTGGTTCGTGGTGAAGGCGGGGGCGGTTCGCGGGACCGTCGGCCGGGAGGAACCGTGGGCGCCCGGACGGACGGTGGCCGTCGTCGGTCTCGCCGCCGGAGGGTGCGGTCTCGCGCTCGGTGTGCTCGCCGGGCTGGCCGGGGGGCCGCTCGGGGTCGGCGCCCTGACGCACTTCGGGCCGGTGTGGTGGCAGGTGGGGCCCGCCGCGGCCGTGTGGACGGCGGTCGTCGGGATTCCCGTCGCGGTGGCCGCAGGGCAGTGGCGGGACCGGGGCCGCAGGGCGGCGCAGGGCGCGGGCGCCCCCGGGGACCCGCGGGGAAGCGGGCGGACTTCCCTGCTGGGGATGCCCGGCTGGAGGCCGGGGCGCGGGGGCACACCGTCCACGCCGGTGTCGGTGCGGGTGCCCGTGCCGACGTCGCCGCCCACCGCGGCCCGGGTCGAACAGGCGGCGCCGGAATCCGTTCTCGAAGCCTTCGAGCCGTACGACCCGTTCGACCGCTACGACCCCTACGGCTCGTACGGCTCGTACGACCTTCATCCGAGGGAGGCAGCGGCGGCCCCCTGGCACGAGGACACGGCCAGGGAGAACCGCTGGGAAGCCCTGAGGAAGGCGACCGGGCCCGCCGGACCGGAACAATCGGAGCACCCGGGACACCCGGAACACTTGGTGGACCCCGTGGACCCCGAGGGCCCGGGCGGTGTCGAGGGCGTGGTGAACGACGAGGACCCGGCTCGGGGGCGGACCGGAGGTGCGGGGGACCCGCGGTGA
- a CDS encoding helix-turn-helix domain-containing protein, with product MTQSPATPLPAAEERRRLREERSLTQADVAVRLGVSRATVRSWETGRSNPRGRKREAYARLLTAGPARAGAEVSARQEDIGSELVGAGTRAAPARETRSDDLGKRSARTGGRSVRAGKRVTGARERIARDADSDLPDASLTPAQAFDALYAFCAPALVRQAYLLTGRRELARESVERAFQQAWYRWPEVAVDRDPAGWVRATAYEYALSPWHRLRPRYRHPEAPPAGADDRALLDVLLELPPVYRRTLLLYDGVGLGLPETAAETEASTPAAANRVLHAREAVAARLPELASPEALHWRLAELASAERLRAAKPRTVRWYGERRAQQWTRAAIAFTVLLIGVTALTLDTAPDHYEAPLSPPETIHGLPPRAAPGPLSAAELRLRARLRSQEVSGPERMIPEIR from the coding sequence ATGACACAGAGCCCCGCCACCCCGCTGCCCGCGGCCGAGGAGCGCCGTCGTCTGCGCGAGGAACGGTCGCTGACCCAGGCGGACGTGGCCGTCCGGCTCGGCGTCAGCCGGGCGACCGTGCGCTCGTGGGAGACCGGCCGCTCGAACCCGCGCGGCCGCAAGCGGGAGGCGTACGCGAGGCTGCTGACCGCCGGACCGGCCCGCGCCGGGGCCGAGGTGAGCGCACGTCAGGAGGACATCGGCTCCGAACTGGTGGGGGCCGGAACGAGGGCGGCGCCCGCCCGCGAGACCCGGTCCGACGACCTGGGGAAACGTTCCGCCAGGACCGGTGGGCGTTCCGTTAGGGCCGGGAAGCGGGTCACCGGGGCCAGGGAACGGATCGCCCGGGACGCCGACTCCGATCTGCCGGACGCGTCCCTGACGCCCGCTCAGGCCTTCGACGCCCTCTACGCGTTCTGCGCCCCCGCTCTCGTACGACAGGCCTATCTGCTGACCGGGCGGCGCGAGCTGGCCCGCGAGTCCGTGGAGCGCGCGTTCCAACAGGCCTGGTACCGCTGGCCCGAGGTGGCCGTGGACCGGGACCCGGCCGGATGGGTGCGCGCGACGGCCTACGAGTACGCCCTCTCCCCCTGGCACCGGCTGCGCCCGCGCTACCGGCACCCGGAGGCGCCGCCCGCCGGCGCCGACGACCGCGCGCTGCTCGACGTGCTCCTCGAACTGCCGCCCGTGTACCGGCGCACCCTGCTGCTGTACGACGGTGTCGGGCTCGGCCTGCCGGAGACCGCGGCCGAGACGGAGGCGAGCACGCCCGCGGCGGCCAATCGGGTGCTGCACGCGCGCGAGGCCGTCGCCGCACGGCTGCCGGAGCTGGCGTCGCCGGAGGCCCTGCACTGGCGGCTCGCGGAACTGGCGAGCGCGGAGCGGCTGCGCGCCGCGAAGCCCCGCACGGTCCGCTGGTACGGCGAGCGCCGGGCCCAGCAGTGGACCCGGGCGGCCATCGCGTTCACGGTCCTGCTGATCGGGGTGACCGCCCTGACGCTGGACACGGCACCCGACCACTACGAGGCTCCCCTCTCCCCGCCGGAGACCATCCACGGCCTGCCGCCCAGGGCCGCCCCAGGTCCGCTCTCCGCGGCGGAGCTGAGGCTCCGGGCCAGGCTGAGGTCCCAGGAGGTGAGCGGTCCGGAGCGGATGATCCCGGAGATCCGCTGA
- the sucD gene encoding succinate--CoA ligase subunit alpha — protein MAIFLNKDSKVIVQGMTGATGMKHTKLMLADGSNIVGGVNPRKAGTSVDIDGTEIPVFGTVAEAIEKTGANVSVLFVPPAFAKAAVVEAIDAEIPLAVVITEGIAVHDSAAFWAYAKSKGNKTRIIGPNCPGLITPGQSNAGIIPGDIAKPGRIGLVSKSGTLTYQMMYELRDIGFSSAVGIGGDPVIGTTHIDALAAFEADPDTDLIVMIGEIGGDAEERAADFIAKNVTKPVVGYVAGFTAPEGKTMGHAGAIVSGSSGTAAAKKEALEAAGVKVGKTPTETAKLAREILAG, from the coding sequence ATGGCTATCTTCCTCAACAAGGACAGCAAGGTCATCGTCCAGGGCATGACCGGTGCCACGGGTATGAAGCACACCAAGCTCATGCTCGCGGACGGCTCCAACATCGTCGGTGGCGTGAACCCGCGCAAGGCGGGCACGTCCGTCGACATCGACGGCACCGAGATCCCCGTCTTCGGCACGGTCGCCGAGGCCATCGAGAAGACCGGCGCCAACGTGTCCGTCCTCTTCGTGCCGCCGGCCTTCGCCAAGGCCGCCGTGGTCGAGGCGATCGACGCGGAGATCCCCCTCGCCGTCGTCATCACCGAGGGCATCGCCGTCCACGACTCCGCCGCCTTCTGGGCGTACGCGAAGTCGAAGGGCAACAAGACCCGCATCATCGGCCCGAACTGCCCCGGTCTCATCACCCCGGGCCAGTCCAACGCCGGCATCATCCCGGGCGACATCGCGAAGCCGGGCCGCATCGGCCTGGTCTCGAAGTCCGGCACGCTGACGTACCAGATGATGTACGAGCTCCGTGACATCGGCTTCTCGTCCGCCGTCGGCATCGGTGGCGACCCGGTCATCGGTACGACGCACATCGACGCGCTCGCCGCGTTCGAGGCCGACCCCGACACCGACCTGATCGTCATGATCGGCGAGATCGGCGGCGACGCCGAGGAGCGTGCGGCGGACTTCATCGCGAAGAACGTGACGAAGCCGGTCGTCGGCTACGTCGCCGGCTTCACCGCGCCCGAGGGCAAGACCATGGGCCACGCCGGCGCCATCGTCTCCGGCTCCTCCGGCACGGCCGCCGCGAAGAAGGAGGCCCTGGAGGCCGCCGGTGTCAAGGTCGGCAAGACGCCGACCGAGACGGCCAAGCTCGCGCGCGAGATCCTCGCCGGCTGA